A section of the Labrus bergylta chromosome 21, fLabBer1.1, whole genome shotgun sequence genome encodes:
- the LOC109994826 gene encoding bone morphogenetic protein 2-like produces the protein MTAGALHLWVVLALQLRCVAPLSILRERGTAGQQESLDAKAGNEKLDASVHLKDLPRGPAVAPHKKAPQFMLDLFNAVSVSDGTPKSQKDILEGNIVRSFEDKGHPGERFHFFNLSSFGREERMIKAEFRWFRKKQKFYLGKSNRAHFYKVDLYEVLDSRVKPWRGNLITSRLVPLYTQGWEVFNVTQTVSKWIHNSQENNGILVVTTLPSGNWIESMVSSKQHELSETGAYLVIFSDDGRTGASNQSYIGQTKPAAAPELHSGPSRRRRSSQGLLAHGRPQSCQRVPLFVDFEEIGWSGWIISPRGYNAYHCRGSCPFPLGGNLRATNHATVRSIMHALKLSSDEVGAPCCVPDKLQSISLLYFDDEENVVLKQYDDMVALSCGCH, from the exons ATGACAGCAGGAGCTCTGCACCTCTGGGTCGTCCTCGCGCTCCAGCTGAGATGCGTCGCCCCGCTCTCCATCTTGCGGGAACGAGGGACAGCCGGGCAACAGGAAAGTTTGGATGCGAAGGCTGGGAACGAGAAGCTGGACGCGTCAGTCCATCTGAAGGATTTACCTCGAGGACCGGCGGTGGCTCCTCACAAGAAGGCGCCACAGTTCATGTTGGATCTATTTAACGCAGTTTCCGTCTCTGATGGAACCCCGAAAAGCCAGAAGGACATTCTGGAAGGAAACATAGTGCGGAGTTTCGAGGATAAAG gtcaCCCTGGAGAGAGGTTTCACTTCTTCAACCTGTCGTCTTTCGGCCGCGAGGAGAGAATGATCAAAGCGGAGTTTCGTTGGttcagaaagaaacaaaagtttTACCTCGGAAAGTCAAACAGGGCTCATTTCTATAAG GTAGATCTCTACGAAGTGCTGGACAGCCGAGTTAAACCATGGAGAGGAAACCTCATCACCTCTAGACTGGTGCCCCTCTACACGCAGGGATGGGAAGTTTTCAATGTCACTcaaacg GTGTCAAAGTGGATCCACAACAGCCAGGAGAATAACGGCATCCTGGTGGTGACTACACTTCCCTCTGGTAACTGGATTGAGTCAATGGTGTCCTCCAAACAGCACGAGCTGTCAGAAACGGGGGCCTACCTGGTGATATTCTCAGATGATGGGAGGACAGGCGCATCAAACCAGTCATACATAG GACAAACCAAACCTGCAGCAGCACCTGAGCTTCACAGCGGCCCAAGCAGAAGAAGACGTTCATCTCAAGGACTCCTGGCACACGGCCGACCCCAGTCCTGCCAGCGGGTTCCTCTGTTTGTTGACTTCGAGGAGATCGGCTGGTCCGGCTGGATCATCTCTCCGAGGGGATACAACGCCTACCACTGCAGAGGCTCCTGCCCGTTTCCCTTGGGAGGAAACCTCAGAGCGACCAACCATGCCACGGTGCGCTCCATCATGCACGCCCTCAAGCTATCTAGTGATGAGGTTGGAGCGCCATGCTGCGTTCCCGACAAACTCCAGTCCATCAGTTTGCTATATTTCGATGATGAAGAGAATGTGGTTCTGAAGCAGTATGACGACATGGTGGCACTGAGCTGCGGATGTCACTGA